One genomic segment of Paenibacillus sp. FSL H8-0332 includes these proteins:
- a CDS encoding MFS transporter: protein MKLGRENHRKSPALSSSAADVRSRWMLVTGIICVAAALRAPFTSVGPLLEMIRDDLGLSNTLAGAITTLPLLAFALLSPFAPQLARRLGLPNILMLAMLTLSMGILVRSASGTVTFFAGTAMIGLSIAVCNVLLPGLIKGKFPHRIGLMTGVYTVSMNICAAAASGVSVPLATSAGLGWRGTLALWFVIAALATIFWIPQMKSLGQSSAGAVRSSAVRIWRSPLAWQVTLFMGLQSLLYYVLISWFSVILGERGMTPGHAGWILSLMQLAQLPFTFFVPLWAGRMKNQRLLVVITFVLFIIGILGVWLGRTELMALWAICIGIGGGFAFGLAMMFFSLRTRTVQEASELSGMAQSAGYLLAAAGPALFGLLHDAAGSWNAPLALLAGACVLLFVAGMGAGRDRYVGDRL from the coding sequence ATGAAGCTCGGCCGTGAAAATCATAGGAAAAGCCCAGCCTTATCCTCATCTGCTGCGGATGTCCGCAGCCGCTGGATGCTCGTCACCGGAATCATCTGTGTGGCCGCCGCGCTGCGCGCCCCGTTCACCTCCGTCGGACCTCTGCTGGAGATGATCCGTGATGACCTCGGCTTATCGAATACCCTGGCCGGAGCCATCACGACCTTGCCGTTGTTGGCCTTTGCGCTTCTGTCCCCCTTCGCTCCGCAGCTTGCCCGCAGGCTGGGACTTCCCAATATCCTGATGCTGGCCATGCTGACGCTGTCGATGGGGATTCTGGTCCGTTCGGCTTCCGGGACGGTCACTTTCTTTGCGGGTACGGCAATGATCGGCCTGTCGATTGCCGTCTGCAATGTGCTGCTCCCGGGATTGATCAAGGGGAAGTTCCCGCACCGCATCGGCCTGATGACCGGAGTGTATACCGTTTCCATGAATATATGCGCAGCGGCAGCTTCCGGGGTAAGTGTTCCCTTGGCAACCTCTGCGGGTCTGGGGTGGAGGGGAACCCTGGCCCTTTGGTTTGTGATCGCTGCTCTGGCAACGATCTTCTGGATTCCGCAGATGAAGAGTCTCGGCCAGAGCAGTGCAGGCGCCGTCCGCTCTTCGGCCGTGCGGATCTGGCGCTCCCCGCTCGCTTGGCAGGTCACGCTGTTCATGGGGCTTCAGTCGTTGCTCTATTATGTTCTGATCTCCTGGTTTTCGGTGATTCTCGGTGAGCGGGGGATGACACCGGGCCATGCGGGGTGGATTCTTTCGCTGATGCAGCTGGCCCAGCTGCCGTTCACTTTCTTCGTACCGCTCTGGGCCGGACGGATGAAAAATCAACGCCTGCTGGTAGTCATTACTTTCGTTCTGTTCATCATCGGTATCCTTGGGGTCTGGCTGGGCCGCACAGAATTAATGGCGTTATGGGCCATCTGTATTGGAATAGGCGGCGGTTTTGCTTTTGGCTTGGCGATGATGTTCTTCAGCCTGCGCACCCGGACAGTGCAGGAAGCAAGCGAGCTGTCAGGCATGGCCCAGTCAGCCGGATATTTGCTGGCAGCGGCGGGACCCGCATTGTTCGGCCTGCTGCATGATGCTGCGGGCAGCTGGAATGCACCGCTGGCGCTGCTTGCGGGAGCATGCGTGCTGCTGTTCGTGGCCGGCATGGGGGCGGGACGCGACAGATATGTGGGAGACCGGTTGTGA
- a CDS encoding ABC transporter ATP-binding protein, producing the protein MLRRFFSYYRPYKKLFILDFTCAVGAGLLELAFPVAVNKFIDDLLPGQDWPLILIACVVLLGIYALNTAMNYVVTYWGHMLGINIETNMRKKMFDHIQKLSFRFFDNNKTGHLLGRITNDLNDIGEVAHHGPEDVFIAVMTLVGAFVLMADINLQLAVITFIIVPIMAWVIIHFGRSMTETYHRLFGNVGNFNARIEDNVGGIRVVQSFANEEFEKELFAVDNQKFRETKLMAYKLMAKSSSVSYMMTRLITIVVMVCGAWFFIKGELEIGEFVAFILLSNVFFRPIEKINAVIESYPKGIAGFKRYLEVIDTEPDIADKPDAVEVGPLRGDISFSKVSFGYEDNRKVLEDISLNVNAGETIAFVGPSGAGKTTICSLLPRFYDVTGGAISIDGIDIRDMKLSSLRKQIGIVQQDVFLFSGTIRENIAYGKLDAELPEIWQAARQARLEELINSLPNGMDTVIGERGVKLSGGQKQRLAIARMFLKNPPILILDEATSALDTETEAAIQQSLADLSVGRTTLVIAHRLTTIKNADRIVVVSEDGISEEGRHEELVNAGGTYSRLYQAQYNA; encoded by the coding sequence ATGCTGCGTCGTTTTTTCTCCTATTACCGTCCCTACAAGAAGCTGTTTATCCTTGATTTCACCTGTGCGGTGGGTGCCGGTCTGCTGGAGCTTGCTTTTCCGGTGGCTGTCAATAAATTTATTGATGATCTCCTGCCGGGTCAGGACTGGCCGCTGATTCTGATTGCCTGCGTGGTTCTGCTCGGGATTTATGCGCTTAATACAGCCATGAACTATGTGGTTACCTACTGGGGGCATATGCTGGGCATTAATATTGAAACCAATATGCGCAAAAAAATGTTCGATCATATCCAGAAGCTCAGCTTCCGGTTCTTCGACAACAACAAAACAGGTCATCTGCTCGGCAGAATTACCAATGACCTGAACGATATCGGGGAAGTCGCGCATCACGGGCCGGAGGATGTGTTCATTGCCGTCATGACGCTGGTCGGCGCATTTGTGCTGATGGCCGATATCAATCTCCAGCTGGCCGTGATCACGTTCATCATCGTGCCGATTATGGCCTGGGTCATTATCCACTTCGGACGCAGCATGACTGAGACCTATCACCGTCTGTTCGGCAACGTCGGGAACTTCAATGCCCGGATTGAAGATAATGTCGGCGGAATCCGCGTGGTTCAGTCTTTTGCCAATGAAGAATTCGAGAAAGAGCTATTCGCCGTGGACAACCAGAAGTTCCGTGAGACCAAGCTGATGGCGTACAAATTGATGGCCAAAAGCTCGTCGGTCAGCTATATGATGACCCGTCTGATCACCATCGTAGTGATGGTCTGCGGAGCGTGGTTCTTCATCAAGGGAGAGCTGGAAATCGGGGAATTTGTCGCTTTCATTCTGCTGTCTAATGTCTTCTTCCGCCCGATTGAGAAGATCAATGCGGTTATTGAGAGTTATCCGAAGGGGATTGCCGGCTTCAAACGTTATCTGGAAGTCATTGATACCGAGCCGGATATCGCCGACAAACCGGATGCCGTAGAGGTTGGCCCGCTTCGCGGGGATATCAGCTTCAGCAAGGTCAGCTTCGGCTATGAAGACAACCGCAAGGTGCTGGAGGATATTAGCCTGAACGTTAACGCCGGTGAGACGATTGCCTTCGTCGGACCTTCCGGTGCGGGGAAAACAACCATCTGCAGCCTGCTCCCCCGGTTCTACGATGTGACCGGCGGCGCGATCTCCATCGACGGGATCGACATCCGCGATATGAAGCTCAGCTCGCTGCGCAAGCAGATCGGGATCGTGCAGCAGGATGTATTCCTCTTCTCCGGCACGATCCGCGAGAATATTGCCTACGGCAAGCTTGATGCAGAGCTGCCGGAGATCTGGCAGGCTGCCCGTCAGGCCCGGCTGGAGGAGCTGATTAACAGCCTGCCGAATGGTATGGACACTGTGATCGGCGAACGCGGCGTCAAGCTGTCCGGCGGACAGAAGCAGCGCCTGGCAATTGCCCGGATGTTCCTGAAGAATCCGCCGATTCTGATTCTGGATGAAGCCACCTCGGCGCTCGATACCGAGACGGAAGCGGCGATTCAGCAATCACTGGCCGACCTGTCCGTGGGCCGGACTACACTCGTCATCGCGCACCGCCTGACGACGATCAAGAACGCTGACCGGATCGTTGTTGTAAGCGAGGACGGCATCTCCGAGGAGGGCCGCCACGAGGAGCTGGTCAATGCCGGAGGCACTTACAGCCGCCTGTATCAGGCGCAGTATAATGCTTAG
- a CDS encoding ABC-2 family transporter protein: MEYRVNFLMGLLVETSYLFAKFLYVIIVYEAGLTLDGVPIDAILLFIGTYTLMTGLYWGLFAINFVQIPEHVRTGSLDLLLTKPISLQFMMTLRNVDFGLAIPNVLGGVTMIVVGWRRLGLPADAASIGGFIFFLVLGLFVTYTLFLIPQLLSFWFIQIAAVNDISNGLFELNNMPMMIYSKWIQRIGVFVVPVLLITNFSPLFVLDRLHPGLFLWAILSPILLLGITRWIWSKAIRNYNSSGG; encoded by the coding sequence ATGGAGTATCGGGTGAATTTCCTGATGGGCCTGCTGGTGGAGACCTCCTATCTGTTCGCCAAATTCCTGTATGTGATTATTGTCTATGAGGCCGGCTTAACGCTGGATGGCGTGCCCATTGATGCGATATTGCTGTTTATTGGCACCTACACCTTGATGACGGGGTTATATTGGGGACTGTTTGCCATCAACTTCGTGCAGATCCCGGAGCATGTAAGAACGGGGTCACTCGATCTTTTGTTAACCAAGCCGATTTCCCTGCAATTTATGATGACGTTACGGAATGTTGACTTCGGCCTGGCGATTCCGAATGTGCTGGGCGGCGTGACCATGATTGTGGTGGGCTGGAGAAGACTGGGGCTTCCGGCCGATGCCGCTTCAATAGGCGGGTTCATCTTCTTCCTCGTGCTGGGGCTGTTCGTCACCTACACCCTGTTCCTGATCCCGCAGTTATTATCGTTCTGGTTCATTCAGATTGCTGCTGTCAATGACATCTCAAACGGCCTGTTCGAGCTGAATAACATGCCAATGATGATCTACTCCAAATGGATTCAGCGTATAGGGGTATTTGTTGTCCCTGTTCTATTGATTACTAACTTCTCACCCTTATTCGTGCTGGACCGGTTACATCCGGGCCTTTTCCTCTGGGCCATTCTGTCTCCCATTCTACTGCTGGGAATCACGAGATGGATCTGGTCCAAAGCGATTCGTAATTACAACAGCTCAGGCGGCTAG
- a CDS encoding FkbM family methyltransferase, translating into MMPEETRYEQIQRMFWEKRVEAVQLLRRALKEQVEQIEIHQAETRIRLTDGRRFMWDAGHLNSLGFLMRDGFVEREESRLLSVLIREGFEVLDIGANYGWYSTLFAQAVGQSGRVHSFEPVSPTFAELSRNIQLNNLQNVILNQVALSDYNGEADIYLPVRSGSEDAALIIDPALQHETYRCRVQTLDTYIEQQQISHIDLIKIDIEGGELKALKGMEQYLEQHDEKPLLMLEATEVLALRFGNSISDLFRFLKGYQYQLFQLAAEELVELDSTAELTAQNIFGLQPEHIRRYSPFIRLITIAK; encoded by the coding sequence ATGATGCCGGAAGAAACCAGGTACGAGCAGATCCAGCGGATGTTCTGGGAGAAGAGGGTCGAGGCGGTCCAATTGCTTAGACGGGCGCTTAAAGAGCAGGTGGAGCAGATTGAAATTCATCAAGCGGAGACCCGGATCAGGCTGACGGACGGGAGACGGTTTATGTGGGATGCCGGGCACTTGAACAGTCTTGGTTTTCTCATGCGGGATGGATTTGTGGAGCGCGAAGAGAGCCGGTTATTGTCCGTACTGATTCGTGAAGGATTTGAAGTACTGGATATCGGGGCGAATTATGGGTGGTATTCCACGCTATTCGCACAAGCGGTAGGGCAGAGCGGCAGGGTTCATAGCTTCGAGCCGGTAAGCCCCACCTTCGCTGAACTGTCAAGAAACATCCAATTAAACAACCTGCAGAATGTAATTCTCAATCAGGTTGCGCTGTCTGACTATAACGGGGAAGCAGATATCTATCTGCCTGTACGAAGCGGATCTGAGGATGCTGCGTTAATCATTGACCCGGCCTTACAGCATGAGACCTACCGTTGCCGGGTGCAAACGCTGGATACGTACATTGAGCAGCAGCAGATCAGCCATATTGACCTGATTAAAATAGACATTGAAGGCGGCGAATTAAAAGCATTAAAGGGAATGGAGCAGTATTTGGAGCAGCATGATGAGAAGCCCCTGCTCATGCTGGAAGCGACGGAGGTTTTGGCTTTGCGGTTCGGTAATTCGATCAGTGATCTCTTCCGGTTTTTGAAGGGATATCAGTATCAGCTCTTTCAACTGGCCGCAGAGGAGCTTGTTGAGCTGGATAGCACTGCGGAGCTTACGGCACAGAATATATTTGGCCTGCAGCCGGAGCATATCCGGAGGTACAGCCCGTTCATCAGATTGATAACCATTGCAAAGTAG
- a CDS encoding ABC-2 family transporter protein — translation MNNKFAVSFSLGIQNSMEYRFNFFMGFASLFFPIFIQLFLWKAVYSHASNMNLYGYTYRQMIVYTIVAALISRLVATGLEYDINHDIKSGGLNKYLVRPIGYFPYKICVYLGGKVLSFAITLILLLGVVLFMVYYFKAPISVSRILVFGVVLILAVVLNFMISFSVSAIAFWLTDVSYFFHVTALLIQIFSGGIFPLDIFGATWLAVFDYLPFKYTIYMPVNVINGKLTLLQALHVIELQLLWIGLLLLLTRYIWTVAIKKYIAVGG, via the coding sequence ATGAACAATAAATTTGCCGTCAGCTTCTCGCTGGGAATCCAGAACTCCATGGAATACCGCTTCAACTTTTTTATGGGCTTTGCCAGTCTCTTTTTCCCGATCTTCATTCAGCTCTTCCTGTGGAAGGCGGTCTACAGCCATGCCTCCAATATGAACTTATATGGCTATACCTACCGCCAGATGATCGTCTATACCATCGTAGCTGCCCTGATCTCGCGGCTGGTGGCTACGGGTCTGGAATATGACATTAACCATGATATCAAGAGCGGGGGGCTCAATAAATATCTGGTGCGGCCGATCGGTTATTTTCCTTATAAAATATGTGTCTACCTTGGCGGGAAGGTCCTCTCGTTTGCCATTACGTTAATCCTGCTGCTGGGCGTGGTACTGTTCATGGTTTATTACTTCAAGGCGCCAATCAGCGTATCGCGTATCCTGGTTTTTGGTGTCGTGCTTATACTGGCGGTTGTGCTTAATTTCATGATCTCCTTCTCGGTCAGCGCGATTGCCTTCTGGTTAACCGATGTCTCTTATTTTTTTCATGTTACAGCGTTATTAATTCAGATTTTTAGCGGCGGGATCTTCCCGCTCGATATTTTTGGGGCGACATGGCTGGCCGTCTTCGACTACCTGCCGTTCAAGTATACGATCTACATGCCGGTGAATGTAATCAACGGCAAGCTGACCCTGCTTCAGGCGCTGCACGTAATCGAACTGCAACTGCTATGGATTGGCCTCCTTCTGTTGCTTACGCGCTATATTTGGACAGTGGCGATCAAGAAATATATTGCCGTAGGGGGTTAA
- a CDS encoding YjcZ family sporulation protein — protein sequence MSENIGGYGGAFTSTGAILVLFILLVIITKSFCL from the coding sequence ATGAGCGAAAATATTGGGGGATACGGCGGAGCTTTCACTTCGACTGGAGCGATTCTGGTTCTGTTCATCCTGCTCGTAATCATCACTAAATCCTTCTGTCTCTAA
- a CDS encoding radical SAM protein, with protein MRQPQTSVVLDRDSFERLKKTIKHMSVTHKQVHLNPAYSTNLPVEVGLKLTNGCNLRCKHCFEWNAEGYHRDLGRAEQREELDFAVIEKVFRQTKETNANMFLWGGEPLYYSRFNELADLLEQDPRWTVLCTNGIQIIEKLDSILKMSKSLVCLISLEGFEAENDAIRGKGTFKKVMAGIDKLLELEKEGIYQGKISIHLTISDVMIDKLYDFVEFFENKGIDSVYITFPWYLPDEVSSNMDRYFNEHFKWLADDLEEGHRNSWHSFKYRISPERIDSLLAQMERINQRTWNLRTRYQPALELHEVRDFVLGSEKPAQNKTQCLSIRTRLDVLADGEVSACKLFPEFSLGNLADQDLKDIWDGDNFERVRETLKCGLMPVCSKCILLYLHGK; from the coding sequence ATGAGACAGCCGCAAACATCCGTAGTTCTGGACCGGGATTCCTTTGAGCGCCTGAAAAAAACCATTAAACATATGTCGGTCACGCATAAGCAGGTTCATCTCAATCCTGCGTATTCCACGAATCTTCCGGTCGAGGTCGGGCTTAAATTAACCAATGGCTGTAATCTGCGCTGCAAGCATTGCTTTGAATGGAACGCTGAGGGGTACCACCGGGATTTGGGCAGAGCCGAGCAACGGGAAGAGCTTGATTTCGCTGTGATTGAAAAAGTGTTCCGGCAAACCAAAGAAACGAACGCCAATATGTTCCTTTGGGGAGGAGAACCTCTGTATTACAGCCGGTTCAATGAGCTGGCCGACCTGCTGGAGCAGGACCCCAGATGGACGGTGTTATGTACCAACGGTATTCAAATCATCGAGAAGCTGGATTCCATCCTCAAAATGTCCAAAAGTCTGGTCTGTCTGATCAGCCTGGAAGGCTTCGAAGCGGAGAATGATGCGATCCGGGGAAAAGGCACCTTCAAGAAGGTGATGGCGGGCATTGATAAGCTGCTGGAGCTGGAGAAGGAGGGTATCTACCAGGGGAAAATCTCCATCCATCTGACGATCAGCGATGTCATGATTGATAAGCTGTATGATTTTGTGGAGTTTTTTGAGAATAAGGGAATTGACTCGGTGTATATTACTTTCCCGTGGTATTTGCCGGATGAGGTATCGAGCAATATGGACCGCTATTTCAACGAGCATTTCAAGTGGCTGGCGGATGACCTGGAGGAAGGGCACCGCAATAGCTGGCATTCGTTCAAATATCGCATCTCGCCTGAAAGGATTGATTCGCTGCTTGCGCAGATGGAGAGGATTAACCAGCGAACCTGGAATTTAAGAACACGTTATCAGCCAGCGCTTGAACTACATGAGGTACGGGACTTTGTACTCGGTTCAGAGAAGCCTGCCCAGAATAAAACGCAATGCCTGTCGATCCGCACCAGACTGGATGTGCTGGCTGACGGTGAAGTCAGTGCCTGCAAGTTGTTTCCGGAGTTCTCCCTGGGGAATCTGGCGGATCAGGATCTTAAAGATATTTGGGACGGCGATAATTTCGAAAGGGTCCGGGAAACCCTGAAATGCGGCCTGATGCCGGTATGCTCCAAATGCATTCTGCTGTATCTTCACGGAAAATAA
- a CDS encoding ABC transporter substrate-binding protein, protein MTSWGRKCIGTVVLIVAMSAVVACGNNKAADGNAVQTGNKTEQAAAASAAPAETGKKPSSEGATRTIAGEFGEVEIPVNPQRVAAIYLEDYLKALGVTPVVQWYHPSWGKQDYLNLDVPEFDISGSIEALLDKNPDLIIADGGVDAAKYEQYSLVAPTYRLPESVLQDSRLILTAVADALGIPEKGKAVLAEYDQKVADGKAALQQALGQEKVAVIRLNVADKTVALFGVKNRFTGVLYNQFGLTPVPMAAEMTEFQSIISEEVIPELQADHIIVFPDNGEWDTAANQEAIRILDGPLWKNLPAVKNGNIYRMERSHWQSGAITANLMKLDDLLKAFVK, encoded by the coding sequence ATGACAAGCTGGGGTCGGAAATGTATTGGGACAGTCGTACTTATAGTGGCAATGTCAGCTGTAGTGGCTTGCGGAAATAATAAGGCTGCGGACGGCAACGCCGTGCAGACAGGGAATAAGACGGAGCAGGCGGCAGCAGCCAGTGCAGCTCCTGCGGAGACTGGGAAGAAGCCATCCTCAGAAGGGGCAACCCGTACGATTGCCGGGGAATTCGGCGAGGTCGAAATTCCCGTGAACCCCCAGCGGGTGGCAGCGATCTATCTGGAAGACTATCTGAAGGCACTGGGCGTTACTCCGGTGGTGCAGTGGTACCATCCAAGCTGGGGCAAGCAGGATTATCTGAATCTGGATGTGCCTGAATTTGATATCAGCGGCAGTATAGAAGCGCTTCTGGACAAGAATCCGGATCTGATCATTGCCGATGGCGGTGTGGATGCCGCTAAGTATGAGCAGTATTCCCTGGTCGCCCCAACCTACCGCCTGCCGGAGAGCGTATTGCAGGATTCAAGGCTAATCCTTACAGCGGTCGCAGACGCGCTGGGTATTCCTGAGAAGGGAAAGGCTGTACTGGCCGAATATGACCAGAAGGTGGCAGATGGAAAGGCCGCGCTGCAGCAGGCACTGGGACAGGAGAAGGTGGCTGTGATCCGGCTTAATGTGGCGGACAAAACCGTTGCTCTTTTTGGAGTCAAAAACCGCTTTACCGGTGTACTCTATAATCAATTCGGTCTGACACCTGTTCCCATGGCTGCTGAGATGACGGAATTCCAGTCGATTATCTCAGAAGAAGTAATCCCGGAGCTTCAAGCGGATCATATTATTGTATTCCCTGACAACGGGGAGTGGGATACTGCGGCCAACCAGGAGGCGATTCGGATTCTCGATGGCCCATTGTGGAAGAACCTGCCTGCGGTGAAGAACGGAAACATCTACAGAATGGAGCGTTCCCACTGGCAGTCCGGTGCCATTACGGCCAATTTGATGAAGCTGGATGATCTGTTGAAGGCCTTCGTGAAATAG
- a CDS encoding ATP-binding cassette domain-containing protein, with product MVIHVDQLSKSFDYYKKETGIRNSVKNLFHREKLTKDAVNQVSFDIHEGEMVAFLGPNGAGKTTTLKMLSGILYPSGGSAEVLGYTPWDRKNDFKKQFSIVMGQKNQLWLDLPASDSLYLNKCIYEISDQKYKDTLDELVTLMDVKHLLHVQVRRLSLGERMKMELIAALLHRPRIIFLDEPTIGLDLVSQKNIREFLKAYNHEFRTTLLLTSHYMKDIEDLCKRTIVINQGKLVYDGEIRKINEVMNEKKRMKLTFSAIVERKDLAVMGSIKEYSGHEVILEVERTKFKEYSRMAMDHFPVIDLNLEDIPLEEAIARLYEQPEPQG from the coding sequence ATGGTCATTCATGTAGATCAATTGAGCAAGTCCTTTGACTACTACAAAAAAGAAACGGGAATCCGAAACTCCGTCAAGAATCTGTTCCACAGGGAGAAATTAACCAAGGATGCCGTGAACCAGGTCTCGTTTGATATTCATGAAGGGGAGATGGTTGCGTTTCTGGGTCCGAACGGAGCAGGCAAAACCACCACTTTGAAAATGCTCTCCGGCATCCTGTATCCGAGCGGCGGCAGTGCGGAGGTGCTGGGCTACACGCCCTGGGACAGGAAAAATGACTTCAAGAAGCAATTTTCCATTGTTATGGGCCAGAAAAACCAGCTATGGCTGGATTTGCCGGCAAGCGATTCCCTTTACTTAAACAAATGTATTTATGAAATCAGCGATCAGAAGTATAAGGATACACTTGACGAGTTAGTGACGCTGATGGATGTGAAGCACCTGCTGCATGTACAGGTCCGAAGGCTGTCCCTGGGTGAGCGGATGAAGATGGAGCTGATCGCTGCTTTGCTGCACCGGCCCCGGATTATTTTCCTGGATGAGCCGACGATTGGCCTGGATCTGGTGTCACAGAAGAACATCCGCGAGTTCCTCAAGGCTTATAATCATGAATTCCGCACAACCCTGCTGCTTACGAGCCACTATATGAAGGATATTGAAGACCTGTGTAAGCGGACCATCGTGATCAATCAGGGCAAGCTGGTGTATGACGGGGAGATCCGCAAGATCAACGAGGTCATGAATGAGAAAAAACGGATGAAGCTGACCTTCTCGGCCATCGTCGAGCGGAAGGATCTGGCCGTTATGGGTTCTATCAAAGAATATAGCGGACATGAGGTCATTCTCGAAGTGGAGCGTACGAAGTTCAAGGAGTATTCCAGAATGGCCATGGATCACTTTCCCGTCATTGATCTGAATCTGGAGGATATTCCCCTGGAGGAAGCCATTGCACGTTTATATGAACAGCCGGAGCCGCAGGGATGA
- a CDS encoding helix-turn-helix domain-containing protein, whose protein sequence is MAEHMQASTGRTLLYSLINIEEVTRSPGGNEPVAVYQEHVLIIVSAGAGWLKADHWRYPLEKGAGFLIEAGLVNRIQAGEQGISFYQLSFEVIRRGHSNHGGLDKLSGEGLLVPGLLNCRPYSQCALLLDSIYYSCRRPEDMEWFAAQTRFQELLLLIIRANSPAMKTKDDREAVERSIRYMEEHFSEALSVEQLAEIAGIGRVRYTQLFKEITGQIPLEHLNSLRIEQAQQQLLLTGDRLHEVALAAGYSNEYYFNRRFKATVGVTPGQYRSLHQEGVRVFAPFLEDYLVALGVMPVAQYCHAQWGKQEYLGLDQVPAFDISGGDWQGLTRYRPDLIMLDDGFQRWQLGECRQVAPLFRLPFHQEDWRATLRSAAAVFGRTGRVQEVISDYEQLARQAKRQLSRSIRGQTVALLRISAHGVALYGSENLGYSAHVLHEDLGLQRHPAVQHLTRGQKRVNLTHDELAGLTADHLFITFDLQEGESRELLETQLWRSLPAVRNHCVYEVDFMAWMNYGVLSHQRKIADVLKVLA, encoded by the coding sequence ATGGCGGAACATATGCAGGCAAGCACCGGAAGAACGCTGCTCTACAGCTTGATTAACATAGAAGAGGTTACCCGGTCACCCGGGGGAAATGAACCGGTCGCTGTATATCAAGAGCATGTATTAATCATTGTGTCGGCAGGAGCGGGCTGGCTCAAGGCAGATCATTGGCGTTATCCTTTGGAGAAAGGTGCCGGATTTCTGATCGAAGCCGGGTTGGTAAACAGAATCCAGGCCGGAGAGCAGGGGATCAGCTTTTACCAGCTCTCCTTTGAAGTCATCCGCAGAGGACACAGCAATCATGGCGGATTGGACAAGCTGTCTGGAGAGGGCCTGCTCGTGCCGGGACTTCTTAACTGCAGGCCCTACTCACAGTGTGCCCTGCTGCTGGATTCCATATATTATAGCTGCCGGCGCCCGGAGGATATGGAATGGTTTGCGGCCCAGACCCGTTTTCAGGAGCTGCTGCTGCTGATTATACGGGCGAATTCCCCGGCGATGAAGACCAAGGATGACCGCGAGGCGGTAGAGCGTTCGATCCGTTATATGGAGGAGCATTTCAGTGAGGCCTTATCCGTCGAACAGCTGGCGGAGATTGCCGGGATTGGCCGTGTGCGTTATACGCAGCTGTTCAAAGAAATTACCGGCCAGATTCCCCTGGAGCACTTGAACAGTCTGCGGATTGAGCAGGCGCAGCAGCAATTGCTGCTGACCGGGGACCGTCTACATGAGGTTGCACTGGCTGCCGGGTACAGCAACGAATACTATTTCAACCGGAGGTTCAAGGCAACGGTTGGGGTCACTCCGGGTCAATACAGAAGTCTTCATCAGGAAGGAGTCCGTGTATTTGCGCCATTTCTGGAGGATTACCTGGTGGCCTTAGGGGTAATGCCAGTGGCGCAGTATTGTCATGCCCAGTGGGGCAAGCAGGAGTACCTGGGTCTCGATCAGGTTCCGGCGTTTGATATTTCGGGCGGAGACTGGCAGGGGCTCACCCGGTATAGACCGGACCTGATTATGCTGGATGACGGCTTCCAGCGCTGGCAACTGGGAGAATGCCGCCAGGTGGCTCCATTGTTCCGGCTGCCGTTCCATCAGGAGGACTGGCGGGCCACATTGCGCTCGGCGGCAGCGGTCTTCGGCAGGACCGGCCGTGTGCAGGAGGTCATCAGCGATTATGAGCAGCTGGCCCGGCAGGCCAAACGTCAGCTCAGCCGCAGCATCCGGGGACAGACGGTGGCACTGCTGCGGATTTCTGCCCATGGCGTTGCCCTGTATGGCAGTGAGAATCTGGGATACTCCGCCCATGTTCTGCACGAGGATCTGGGGCTGCAGCGGCATCCCGCCGTCCAGCATCTTACCCGGGGACAGAAGCGGGTCAATCTGACCCATGACGAGCTTGCAGGCTTGACCGCAGATCATTTGTTCATTACGTTTGACCTTCAGGAAGGGGAGAGCCGGGAACTGCTGGAGACACAGCTCTGGAGAAGTCTGCCTGCTGTACGCAACCACTGTGTGTACGAGGTCGATTTCATGGCCTGGATGAATTACGGTGTCCTGTCGCATCAGCGGAAGATTGCGGATGTGCTGAAGGTACTGGCTTGA
- a CDS encoding phosphopantetheine-binding protein yields the protein MQDTIVRILSEIKNNPELLLTATEATDIVNEVGLDSLQMINFILRIEDEFEIEFDFDHFAYEDFQSIGDFMGFITATQTAS from the coding sequence ATGCAGGATACCATTGTGCGGATCTTGAGTGAAATTAAGAACAATCCAGAGCTGTTGCTCACTGCCACTGAAGCCACCGATATTGTGAATGAGGTAGGTCTGGATTCCCTGCAGATGATTAATTTCATTCTCCGGATCGAAGACGAATTTGAAATTGAATTTGATTTTGATCACTTTGCCTATGAGGATTTCCAGTCGATCGGGGATTTCATGGGGTTCATCACAGCCACGCAAACCGCTTCTTAA